Proteins encoded in a region of the Methylobacterium radiotolerans JCM 2831 genome:
- a CDS encoding thermonuclease family protein, protein MLALLLLCGPAAAAGTVSGPATVIDGDTIEVQGTRIHLYGIDAPETAQSCETAKGREYRCGREAAQALRARIGGGVVTCERREGTVAGRVAGICHVQGEDLSAWMVGQGLALASRQVTAPYIRQEGHAWATRRGIWAGTFEKPADWRQDRRRVEAAAGTSAAD, encoded by the coding sequence ATGCTTGCCCTGCTCCTCCTCTGCGGCCCCGCGGCCGCGGCCGGGACGGTCAGCGGCCCGGCGACCGTCATCGACGGCGACACGATCGAGGTGCAGGGCACGCGCATCCATCTCTACGGCATCGACGCCCCCGAGACCGCGCAGAGCTGCGAGACCGCCAAGGGGCGGGAGTATCGCTGCGGCCGCGAGGCCGCGCAGGCCCTGCGCGCGCGGATCGGCGGCGGCGTGGTCACCTGCGAGCGGCGCGAGGGCACTGTCGCCGGCCGCGTCGCCGGGATCTGCCATGTCCAGGGCGAGGATCTGTCCGCCTGGATGGTGGGCCAGGGGCTGGCGCTGGCCAGCCGCCAGGTGACAGCCCCCTACATCCGGCAGGAGGGCCACGCCTGGGCGACCCGCCGGGGCATCTGGGCCGGCACCTTCGAGAAGCCGGCCGACTGGCGCCAGGATCGGCGCCGGGTCGAGGCCGCGGCCGGGACGAGCGCGGCCGACTAG